From one Chlamydiifrater phoenicopteri genomic stretch:
- a CDS encoding ABC transporter permease, translated as MKFEFAMALKYLLPRKERLSASFVSLFSIGTIALVVWLSVVFLSVIGGIEKRWIQDLSKLHSPIKICPSENYYSSYYYNIDSYSEKSNYSLKTLGEKLSSAASDPYDQDLDEPLPEKFPSPDLAADGALIDPVKVLYKILSPIVVKYHGEFQEFEESYGQLILSEKYSSRKEEDLRGFSRLISYDLSSSQRDLLLPYSSGDYLSFALSPLNLSSSEPRKNFIQVSAIFAGKGVVLPKRYAETGYQVGDTGSLSFYRGNNSTPISLPVVVTGFYNPGLSPIGGKTIFVDKTLAETIRDTTLRDASPQNGITNGFDLFFPQFKKIEKIKQEIRLLLKAHHIDHYWHIDSLYDYEQFLPILEQLSSDKILFLLVSFIILFVACSNVVTMLILLVNDKKKEIGILIALGASKKQLKRIFGICGAISGGTGAFLGVLLAIPTLKYLEAIVNFLGGLQGHAAFNKQFFGNTLPNQIDNLIIAVIGIATLVLATISGIIPSIKVAKMQASEILKSE; from the coding sequence ATGAAGTTTGAATTTGCTATGGCACTTAAGTATTTGCTTCCAAGGAAAGAGCGTCTTTCAGCTTCTTTTGTTTCTCTCTTCTCTATAGGAACGATAGCTCTCGTGGTTTGGCTTTCTGTTGTTTTCCTTTCCGTAATTGGGGGAATAGAGAAGAGATGGATCCAAGACCTTTCAAAGCTTCATTCTCCAATAAAGATTTGTCCCTCCGAGAATTACTACTCTTCTTACTACTATAACATTGACTCTTACTCCGAAAAATCTAACTATTCGCTAAAGACTTTAGGAGAAAAGCTATCCTCCGCGGCTTCTGACCCTTATGATCAAGATCTAGATGAACCCCTGCCTGAAAAATTTCCTTCTCCGGATTTAGCTGCTGACGGGGCACTAATAGATCCTGTTAAAGTTCTTTATAAAATCCTATCTCCCATAGTTGTTAAATATCATGGCGAATTTCAAGAATTTGAAGAGAGCTATGGCCAGCTTATATTAAGTGAAAAATACTCATCCAGAAAAGAAGAAGATCTTCGTGGATTCTCTAGGCTCATTTCTTACGATTTAAGTTCCTCGCAAAGAGACTTACTCCTTCCATATAGTTCTGGGGATTATCTATCGTTTGCTTTGAGTCCTTTAAACCTTTCATCTTCCGAACCTAGAAAAAATTTTATACAAGTCTCTGCAATATTTGCAGGAAAAGGGGTTGTTTTACCCAAACGATACGCAGAAACAGGATATCAGGTAGGGGATACTGGAAGTCTTTCTTTTTACAGAGGGAATAACTCCACCCCCATATCACTTCCAGTTGTAGTCACAGGGTTTTACAACCCAGGGCTTTCCCCTATAGGAGGCAAAACAATATTTGTAGATAAAACGTTAGCGGAAACCATCCGAGACACAACCCTAAGGGATGCCTCCCCACAAAACGGTATTACCAATGGATTTGATCTGTTTTTCCCGCAGTTCAAAAAAATAGAAAAAATAAAACAAGAAATCCGGCTTTTACTCAAAGCTCATCACATTGATCACTACTGGCATATCGACTCTTTGTATGACTATGAGCAATTTCTTCCTATTCTAGAACAACTTAGCAGCGACAAAATTTTGTTCCTCTTAGTTTCTTTTATCATCCTCTTTGTGGCTTGTTCCAATGTTGTGACCATGTTAATCCTTTTAGTTAACGACAAGAAAAAAGAGATAGGGATTTTAATAGCTCTTGGAGCGTCTAAAAAACAATTAAAACGAATCTTCGGCATATGTGGCGCTATTTCTGGGGGGACAGGCGCTTTTTTAGGGGTTCTCTTAGCCATACCTACGCTTAAATACCTAGAAGCTATAGTAAACTTTCTCGGTGGACTGCAAGGCCATGCAGCGTTTAATAAGCAGTTTTTCGGCAACACCTTACCAAATCAAATTGACAAT
- the rpmG gene encoding 50S ribosomal protein L33, translating into MASKNREIIKLKSTESSEVLWTTKNKRKTPARLELKKYDKRLRKHVIFKEAK; encoded by the coding sequence ATGGCCAGCAAAAATAGAGAGATCATCAAGCTCAAGAGCACCGAAAGCTCGGAAGTACTTTGGACAACCAAGAACAAAAGAAAAACACCTGCTCGACTGGAACTAAAAAAGTATGATAAAAGGTTGCGTAAGCACGTGATCTTTAAGGAAGCCAAATAA
- the rimO gene encoding 30S ribosomal protein S12 methylthiotransferase RimO: MTVDVKQFFNKELSENKIHFISLGCPRNLVDSEVMLGLLLQAGYEVCDDPRDADYFVLNTCAFLKAARDEVEEHLDKLVKVKKPTAKIILTGCMVSKHKEALKPWFPHIHYMLGSGNVESILEAISSKERGEKIDAKSYLEAGEVPRKLSTPKHYAYLKIAEGCRKQCSFCIIPSIKGKLRSKPLDRVLKEFRILLSQGVKEIILIAQDLGDYGKDISGKSMLVDLLRAILKEKGVFWIRMLYLYPDEVNDEIIALMKEDSRLLPYLDMPIQHINDRILKAMFRKTSGAEIRHTLKRLREQVPLVKIRSSIIVGFPGETEEEFCELVDFVKEGLIDNLGIFTYSQEEGSHAAKLESQISNREKSRRLSVLSKIQQKIVEKKNLSYVGKKMIAVVDGYHPDSSLLLAARFYGQAPEIDGCIVINDARKVSNLGEWYEVEITGVIGYDLVGRVVSKASYSRDPIEEKEVL; the protein is encoded by the coding sequence ATGACGGTTGATGTGAAACAATTTTTCAATAAAGAACTTTCAGAAAATAAAATTCACTTTATTAGCTTAGGATGTCCAAGAAATTTGGTTGACAGTGAAGTTATGTTAGGCCTGCTTTTGCAGGCAGGATATGAAGTTTGTGACGATCCTCGTGATGCCGATTACTTTGTTTTGAATACGTGTGCTTTTCTTAAGGCCGCTAGGGATGAGGTTGAAGAACATTTAGACAAATTAGTTAAAGTGAAAAAACCTACTGCCAAGATTATTTTGACGGGATGTATGGTTTCTAAACATAAAGAAGCTTTAAAACCTTGGTTTCCACATATCCACTATATGCTTGGATCCGGTAATGTGGAGAGCATCTTAGAAGCGATCTCTTCGAAAGAACGAGGAGAAAAAATTGATGCCAAAAGCTATTTAGAGGCGGGAGAAGTTCCTAGGAAGCTATCTACCCCAAAACACTATGCGTATTTAAAAATTGCGGAGGGGTGTCGCAAGCAGTGTTCTTTCTGCATAATCCCCTCTATTAAAGGAAAATTGCGTAGTAAGCCTTTGGATAGGGTTCTGAAAGAGTTTAGAATTCTGCTGTCTCAAGGAGTTAAAGAAATTATTTTGATAGCGCAGGATCTTGGAGATTATGGCAAAGATATTTCTGGGAAATCTATGTTAGTGGATCTTCTGAGAGCTATTCTAAAGGAAAAAGGGGTGTTCTGGATTAGAATGTTATATCTATATCCAGATGAAGTTAATGACGAGATTATTGCCTTAATGAAGGAGGATTCTAGACTACTCCCCTACCTTGATATGCCTATCCAACATATCAATGACCGGATCTTAAAGGCTATGTTTAGAAAGACCTCTGGAGCGGAGATACGCCATACTTTGAAAAGATTGCGAGAGCAAGTTCCCCTTGTCAAGATTCGTTCTTCTATCATAGTAGGGTTCCCAGGAGAAACGGAAGAAGAATTTTGTGAGCTAGTCGATTTTGTGAAAGAAGGCTTGATAGATAACTTAGGAATATTTACTTACTCGCAAGAGGAAGGCAGTCACGCTGCTAAGTTGGAGAGCCAAATCTCTAACAGAGAGAAGTCTAGACGTCTTAGTGTTTTATCTAAAATTCAGCAAAAGATCGTAGAGAAAAAAAATCTCTCCTATGTAGGGAAAAAGATGATAGCCGTAGTAGACGGCTACCATCCGGATAGTTCGCTGCTTTTGGCGGCAAGATTTTATGGTCAGGCCCCGGAAATAGACGGTTGCATCGTCATCAATGACGCAAGAAAAGTATCGAATCTGGGAGAGTGGTACGAAGTCGAAATAACGGGTGTCATAGGGTATGATTTGGTGGGAAGAGTTGTTTCTAAAGCGTCCTATTCTAGGGATCCCATTGAAGAGAAGGAAGTCTTATAA
- a CDS encoding SEC-C metal-binding domain-containing protein has translation MSKKPNRNDPCHCGSGKKYKQCCLKKETVIARHTPEGKFKFSAELATNNPSYANVFQRSAEQLKNSQNSKTTNKFSLTKEKLLTQGKKSIKRQKAKEERDISEKLHKHQFSVLNLSDQEEDKFIPTEEDYRVSPSDKPLPSLEDPLEENQKE, from the coding sequence ATGTCCAAAAAACCCAATAGAAATGACCCTTGTCACTGTGGATCAGGGAAAAAGTATAAGCAGTGCTGCCTAAAGAAAGAAACAGTCATAGCTAGACACACACCAGAAGGTAAATTCAAGTTTTCTGCTGAGTTAGCTACAAATAATCCCTCTTATGCGAATGTTTTTCAACGATCAGCAGAACAACTAAAAAATTCTCAGAACTCTAAAACTACGAATAAGTTCTCTCTGACCAAAGAGAAACTCTTAACGCAGGGTAAAAAATCTATAAAGCGACAAAAAGCAAAAGAAGAGCGTGACATATCAGAAAAATTACATAAGCATCAATTCAGCGTTCTAAATCTCTCTGATCAAGAAGAAGATAAATTTATTCCTACAGAAGAAGATTACAGAGTCTCTCCCTCGGATAAACCTCTGCCTTCCTTAGAAGATCCTTTGGAGGAGAATCAAAAAGAATAA
- a CDS encoding tRNA lysidine(34) synthetase, translating into MFVPPTLTFCPPWPKVGKRIESAVRKAIYTYNMLAKTKIVVALSGGKDSMTMLMMLKAISGRGFPELDIHAVTIEGKYSCGAEVGGKFLEGACQKLGVPLQRLISPYAPDEPECYSCSQVRRRMIFKAAKDLGASIVAFGHHKNDDAQTVLMNLLHKAEFGGLAPILEMVRFGVTIIRPLIFVSEKDIRKFAKECGFMRITCRCPVVSLRKKAEDALKMIEEVFPLARHNLALASRSRDGYQKPRDGLT; encoded by the coding sequence ATGTTCGTTCCCCCTACCCTTACTTTTTGTCCTCCTTGGCCCAAGGTTGGTAAGCGCATAGAAAGTGCTGTTCGAAAGGCTATATATACTTACAACATGCTTGCGAAAACTAAAATAGTAGTAGCTCTCAGTGGTGGTAAGGATAGCATGACCATGTTGATGATGCTTAAAGCTATTTCTGGAAGAGGGTTCCCAGAGCTGGATATACATGCTGTCACGATAGAGGGAAAGTATTCTTGTGGGGCTGAGGTCGGAGGAAAGTTTCTAGAAGGGGCTTGTCAAAAGCTAGGCGTTCCTTTGCAAAGACTGATTTCCCCATACGCTCCAGATGAGCCTGAGTGTTATTCTTGTTCTCAAGTTAGACGGCGGATGATATTTAAGGCCGCTAAGGATTTAGGGGCTAGCATAGTGGCTTTTGGCCATCATAAAAATGATGATGCGCAGACGGTGCTTATGAATCTTTTGCATAAGGCAGAATTTGGTGGTTTAGCGCCGATTTTAGAAATGGTTCGCTTTGGCGTCACTATCATACGGCCACTAATTTTTGTTTCTGAAAAGGATATCCGAAAATTTGCTAAAGAATGTGGTTTTATGCGAATTACTTGTCGATGTCCTGTGGTATCTTTGAGAAAGAAAGCAGAAGATGCTCTTAAGATGATAGAAGAAGTTTTTCCTTTGGCTAGGCATAATTTAGCTTTGGCTTCTAGAAGTAGAGACGGGTACCAAAAGCCTAGAGACGGTCTTACTTAG
- the surE gene encoding 5'/3'-nucleotidase SurE, producing MTKRLKIVLTNDDGISATGMSTLVELLNAEDFADIYIVAPLFDQSGMSMSFSYRTPIAVESVDYKAHPVCGAWAVEGTPVDCIKIALSVLFKDDLPDLVISGINHGGNGGKNTYYSGTVGAAMEAVFKGIPSLALSQEKHISFFQKELGRKYIRLLAEYASSMPFTVPCGYNVTFPYVEKGTSWQGMVLTHSGNEFCIESPIDMGTIQNRTFYSLKSVRMQVFDKPSQEFDFLMSGKVAVSPIGIASLFGAVTEEQFSVMQEDFKTLVRGSVSVG from the coding sequence ATGACAAAAAGACTTAAAATAGTTTTAACAAACGATGATGGAATTTCTGCAACAGGGATGTCGACTCTGGTAGAGCTTCTTAACGCTGAGGATTTTGCTGACATATACATTGTTGCTCCCCTGTTTGACCAATCGGGAATGTCAATGTCTTTCTCTTATCGTACTCCGATAGCTGTAGAGTCTGTGGATTATAAGGCGCATCCGGTTTGTGGTGCTTGGGCTGTAGAAGGAACTCCTGTTGATTGCATAAAGATAGCTCTTAGTGTGTTATTCAAAGATGATTTGCCTGATTTAGTTATTTCTGGGATAAATCATGGTGGGAATGGAGGCAAGAATACCTATTATTCCGGCACCGTTGGTGCTGCTATGGAAGCTGTTTTCAAAGGAATACCATCTTTGGCTCTTTCACAGGAAAAGCACATTTCCTTCTTTCAAAAAGAATTGGGTAGGAAATACATTCGCCTGTTGGCTGAGTATGCTTCTTCCATGCCCTTTACAGTCCCTTGTGGTTATAATGTTACCTTCCCTTATGTAGAGAAAGGAACAAGCTGGCAAGGAATGGTGCTCACTCATTCTGGAAATGAATTTTGTATAGAGTCTCCTATAGATATGGGAACGATACAAAATCGGACGTTTTATTCTTTAAAATCAGTTCGGATGCAGGTGTTTGATAAACCCTCCCAGGAGTTTGACTTTTTAATGAGTGGTAAAGTAGCTGTAAGTCCTATAGGTATAGCGTCTTTATTTGGAGCTGTAACGGAAGAGCAATTTTCTGTCATGCAGGAGGATTTTAAAACTTTGGTCAGAGGAAGCGTTTCTGTTGGTTAA
- a CDS encoding YitT family protein, with product MPGVKKKKAYRFNFSIYFLKTLSWFILGGALAAAGVQIILVPSELIDGGVVGLSIVASHFLGHKYLPFCLLCFNLPFVILAFKQIGKHFVIQMLTAVIIFSCSLWLIDVLPGWLNVSPFVFKGSEIETVIVGGFVIGVGSGLIIRHGGSTDGTEILGIIINKKRGFTIGQVVLFINFFIFTLAGIAYKNWHSAFMSFLTYAVATKVMDVVIVGLEDTKSVTIITSSPKKIGKILMDTLGVGLTYIHAEGGYSGERKNLLYIVVERLRLSQLKEIVHREDPNAFVAIENLHEVVNGGKNTISH from the coding sequence ATGCCTGGTGTAAAGAAAAAGAAAGCCTATCGCTTCAACTTCTCTATATACTTTCTCAAGACGTTAAGTTGGTTTATCCTTGGAGGAGCTTTAGCTGCAGCTGGAGTTCAGATAATTCTTGTTCCTAGTGAGTTGATAGATGGAGGCGTCGTGGGCTTATCTATCGTTGCGTCTCACTTTTTAGGCCACAAGTACCTCCCCTTTTGTCTTCTTTGCTTTAATCTTCCTTTTGTTATTTTGGCTTTTAAGCAAATAGGAAAGCATTTTGTTATCCAAATGCTAACTGCTGTTATAATTTTTTCTTGTTCCTTGTGGCTTATAGATGTCCTTCCCGGCTGGCTTAACGTCTCCCCATTTGTCTTTAAAGGCTCTGAAATAGAAACAGTGATTGTTGGAGGATTCGTTATTGGCGTAGGGTCTGGTTTGATCATTCGTCATGGAGGATCCACCGATGGGACGGAAATTCTTGGAATCATTATCAATAAAAAACGCGGGTTTACGATAGGACAAGTAGTCTTATTTATTAACTTCTTTATCTTCACATTGGCAGGAATAGCTTACAAAAATTGGCACTCAGCCTTTATGTCTTTCTTAACCTACGCCGTGGCAACAAAAGTCATGGACGTTGTTATCGTTGGTTTGGAAGATACAAAATCTGTCACGATAATAACTTCTTCTCCGAAAAAGATTGGAAAAATTTTAATGGATACTCTAGGCGTAGGTCTCACATATATTCACGCTGAGGGTGGCTATTCAGGAGAAAGAAAGAATCTTCTCTATATTGTGGTAGAAAGATTACGACTTTCTCAGTTAAAAGAAATAGTTCATCGGGAAGATCCTAACGCCTTCGTCGCTATAGAAAATCTGCATGAGGTCGTTAATGGGGGCAAGAATACAATTTCTCACTAA
- a CDS encoding flavin prenyltransferase UbiX: MGRYVIGISGASGSILAVKAIQTLLQLNHQVEIVLSAPAMQTIAYEIPKVKNKQDFFNLFSNRESLSIHKNSDIGSSIASGSYKTDGMAIVPCSMATVAAISIGLSDNLLRRAADVTIKERRPLIIVPRESPLHSIHLSNLLNLSKVGATIVPPLPLWYTKPSSIDEMENAIVGKILSCLGVSSPLEEKWEGFTGFQEQS, from the coding sequence ATGGGACGATACGTTATTGGAATATCTGGAGCCTCAGGATCTATTTTAGCTGTAAAAGCAATCCAAACTCTTCTTCAACTAAACCATCAAGTAGAAATAGTTTTGTCTGCGCCTGCAATGCAGACCATAGCATACGAGATTCCCAAAGTTAAAAATAAACAAGACTTCTTTAATTTGTTCTCAAATCGAGAGTCTCTATCCATACACAAAAACTCCGATATTGGAAGCTCTATAGCTTCTGGATCTTATAAAACAGATGGAATGGCTATTGTTCCTTGCAGCATGGCCACCGTAGCTGCTATTTCTATTGGCTTATCTGATAATTTGTTACGAAGGGCTGCTGACGTTACTATTAAAGAGAGGAGGCCCTTGATCATAGTGCCCAGAGAGAGTCCCTTACACTCTATCCATTTGAGTAATTTATTAAACTTATCTAAAGTGGGAGCTACCATCGTTCCGCCCTTACCTCTTTGGTACACAAAACCTTCGAGCATAGACGAAATGGAAAACGCCATAGTTGGAAAAATCCTTAGCTGTCTAGGAGTGAGTTCTCCTCTAGAGGAAAAGTGGGAAGGGTTTACCGGATTCCAAGAGCAATCTTAA
- a CDS encoding UbiA-like polyprenyltransferase, with amino-acid sequence MKIKVFCNLTKPLFSLFSLPFLLAQAEMALFSQNSLNKSQLCSLNMLETLLIALGAFFCARSGGMIINAIIDASIDAKNPRTTQRAIPQKLISTKNAWAWVMGFFAIFLFLSSTLGTHCLILSFLSLLLIVSYPYTKYFSIFCHFFLGCIYMIAMLTTSVIIKNSISLADALFGLSAFFVIAANDIVYAIQDIDFDKKERLYSIPARWGRERSHTIARILLVTSYVSFILISLSLPLPYIFLPFTAFPLCSILCTTIMLKKSSEQNLYKTFILANIVTPLSFFASVTLFLFNR; translated from the coding sequence ATGAAAATTAAGGTTTTCTGCAATCTCACTAAACCTCTGTTTTCTTTGTTTTCTCTACCTTTTCTACTAGCACAAGCTGAGATGGCTTTATTTTCTCAAAATTCTTTGAACAAAAGTCAACTGTGTTCATTAAATATGCTAGAGACACTCCTTATCGCTCTCGGAGCCTTCTTTTGTGCAAGATCCGGCGGGATGATTATTAATGCAATTATAGACGCCAGCATAGACGCTAAAAACCCTCGAACAACACAAAGAGCTATACCTCAGAAACTAATTTCCACAAAAAACGCATGGGCATGGGTAATGGGCTTTTTTGCAATTTTTCTTTTTCTGAGCTCTACCCTCGGAACCCACTGTTTAATTCTTTCTTTTCTGTCTCTTTTGCTAATAGTCTCTTATCCATACACAAAATATTTCTCTATCTTCTGTCATTTTTTTCTTGGATGCATCTACATGATAGCTATGTTAACCACTAGTGTTATCATTAAAAATTCTATATCATTAGCAGATGCCCTATTCGGATTATCTGCCTTCTTTGTTATTGCTGCCAACGACATAGTCTACGCCATTCAAGATATCGATTTTGATAAGAAAGAGAGGCTGTATAGTATACCGGCGAGATGGGGGAGAGAGCGTTCTCACACCATCGCTAGAATACTTCTGGTAACCTCCTATGTCTCTTTTATCCTTATAAGCCTCTCTCTTCCGTTGCCTTATATTTTTCTACCCTTTACGGCTTTTCCTTTATGTTCCATTCTATGTACAACGATCATGCTCAAAAAATCCTCAGAACAAAATCTTTACAAAACATTCATTTTAGCTAATATTGTCACCCCTTTGTCTTTCTTTGCATCTGTTACACTTTTTCTATTCAATAGGTAA
- a CDS encoding ABC-2 family transporter protein, translating into MRELDFILRQTVIPRVSEKCLNEGFSSMYCLQASEVSQEKMTFAASVVAVILGVVTSLICVYFLIASTLSFSFVNVVCIAGLVLGLMSCLYPVYMLAVQAFARTTKFLQTSNALKQEIAGLKSDVDRTKICLIAEGSGCFNAAKAVHSLSYPRIAFAAIGIISGIGFLIAGVCLSATNPMHFSCNRIIVLSFVFSALGIASISGGFSAFKVHMLSSEALGWLQLLVLSSCFLLESKTSESSEKLLEEANGRLSDMMLTNSKQQLKIDFLENRLRDMMFSSSVKKQVGAAQGSSWQRFRKMVAQGSSTLSDVLSNFSQSVYSSIQKDLSDQTGEIHWKNRLIKEELAGMTSSPSHKNIGDVVDGMGSISLNLSSIDDDLDSTDTSSESSEEYVLCNEFLPDNEAG; encoded by the coding sequence ATGAGAGAGCTGGACTTTATTCTTCGTCAAACAGTGATTCCTAGAGTCTCTGAAAAATGCTTGAACGAAGGTTTTTCTTCTATGTATTGTCTTCAGGCCTCTGAGGTGAGTCAAGAGAAAATGACTTTCGCAGCCTCTGTCGTTGCTGTTATCTTAGGGGTTGTAACAAGTCTCATCTGTGTCTACTTCCTAATAGCTAGTACGCTCTCTTTTTCCTTTGTAAACGTGGTTTGTATCGCAGGGTTAGTTTTGGGATTAATGTCCTGTTTGTATCCGGTTTATATGCTTGCTGTTCAAGCTTTTGCTAGGACGACAAAGTTTCTACAAACTTCCAATGCTTTAAAACAGGAAATAGCTGGGTTAAAAAGTGATGTTGATAGGACGAAAATTTGTCTTATAGCAGAAGGTTCCGGTTGTTTTAATGCTGCCAAAGCTGTGCACTCCCTTTCTTATCCAAGGATAGCTTTTGCTGCTATCGGTATAATTTCTGGAATAGGGTTTTTAATTGCTGGCGTCTGTTTGTCAGCGACAAATCCAATGCATTTTAGTTGTAATCGCATAATAGTTCTTTCTTTTGTTTTTTCTGCCTTAGGGATAGCTTCTATCTCTGGAGGTTTTTCTGCTTTTAAAGTGCATATGTTGAGTTCTGAGGCATTAGGGTGGCTGCAATTACTAGTTTTAAGCAGCTGCTTCCTTTTGGAATCCAAGACTAGTGAAAGTTCAGAGAAATTATTAGAGGAAGCCAATGGTAGGCTTTCAGACATGATGTTAACGAATTCTAAGCAACAGTTGAAGATTGATTTCTTAGAAAATCGCCTTAGGGATATGATGTTTAGTAGTTCGGTTAAGAAGCAAGTAGGTGCAGCACAGGGCTCTTCTTGGCAAAGATTTAGAAAGATGGTGGCCCAAGGATCTTCTACACTGTCTGATGTCCTCTCGAACTTTTCTCAAAGTGTTTATTCATCTATACAGAAAGATTTGAGCGACCAAACAGGAGAGATCCATTGGAAGAATCGCTTGATTAAGGAAGAGCTTGCTGGAATGACCTCTTCCCCTTCCCATAAAAATATCGGAGATGTAGTTGACGGTATGGGCTCTATATCTTTAAATCTTTCTTCTATAGATGATGATCTGGACTCTACGGATACAAGTTCTGAATCTTCAGAGGAGTATGTTCTTTGCAACGAGTTTTTGCCTGATAACGAAGCAGGTTAA
- a CDS encoding dipeptidase, producing the protein MITADLHCDILSLPTLTGTDISLRCTPDQLIRGQVGLQVCAMFAETTPKSIEELQKQNKVFLALPKQFSFFEPLGKENIHSLGEQTSFNNRILIIRAIENASGIATEKESMKNVIARLETILAQGPLAYVSLVWNFANRFGGGALEPKALTPDGKILLQELDRLAIPVDLSHASAKLAEDVLDYGANKLPTLMTVASHSNFLSVHNHPRNLRDDHAKEIAYRGGVIGLCVVKDFVGKSFDTLTKHIQKAIDLGIVQNLCMGADFFHSSPQENKFFPQCQNASDYKMIRKLIADTIPDKKEQEGIIYHNAKTFLQKLFWKKCPL; encoded by the coding sequence ATGATTACAGCAGACCTACATTGTGATATTCTTTCTCTTCCAACTTTAACTGGGACAGATATATCTTTGCGCTGTACTCCAGATCAACTGATACGCGGCCAAGTAGGGTTACAAGTATGTGCTATGTTCGCTGAAACAACCCCAAAATCTATTGAAGAACTACAAAAACAAAATAAGGTCTTTCTTGCCCTACCTAAGCAATTCTCTTTCTTCGAACCTCTTGGCAAAGAAAACATTCATTCTCTCGGAGAACAAACTAGTTTTAACAACCGAATACTAATCATTCGAGCTATTGAAAATGCTTCTGGCATAGCGACCGAAAAAGAAAGCATGAAAAACGTTATTGCTAGACTCGAAACCATATTAGCACAAGGTCCTTTAGCTTACGTCAGTCTCGTTTGGAATTTCGCTAACAGATTTGGGGGAGGAGCCCTAGAACCCAAAGCATTAACTCCTGATGGTAAGATTCTATTGCAAGAACTAGATCGGCTAGCAATTCCTGTAGATTTAAGTCATGCATCAGCAAAACTTGCTGAAGATGTTTTAGATTATGGTGCAAATAAGCTACCAACCCTTATGACTGTCGCCAGTCACTCCAACTTCCTTTCCGTTCATAATCACCCGAGGAATCTTCGAGATGATCATGCCAAGGAAATTGCTTATAGGGGAGGGGTGATAGGGTTATGTGTAGTGAAGGATTTTGTAGGAAAATCTTTTGATACTTTAACAAAACATATCCAAAAAGCCATAGACCTGGGGATCGTTCAGAATCTATGCATGGGAGCAGATTTTTTTCATTCCTCTCCTCAAGAGAATAAGTTTTTTCCTCAATGCCAAAACGCTAGTGACTACAAAATGATACGAAAGCTCATTGCAGATACCATTCCAGATAAAAAGGAGCAGGAAGGTATCATCTATCACAATGCAAAGACCTTCCTACAAAAACTTTTTTGGAAAAAATGCCCTCTTTAA
- a CDS encoding L-threonylcarbamoyladenylate synthase — MKTKLIASTPENIEAAAKVLEEGGIVAFPTETVYGLGASASATQKTINQIYSLKKRSLTKPLGIYLGSKEEALNYLPSKLLDIFQKLAMKFLPGPLTIVFPDKNTGISVAIRISNNPILSHLLHILKHPILGTSANRSNLPSAVKPQEVLSDFPEGLHIILDGGSCSLGIESTVISIDPLVILRQGVIPKESLEEALATSIPIQASNSSNKSKESFGISIRVFDNFQDIHTYVNSQPPIPRKIYSNFLTKDYYSLIREALTLQCKEVIFLYPKDPSSFFPPLSRKIHPDRFTTEAP, encoded by the coding sequence ATGAAAACAAAACTGATAGCTTCAACCCCCGAAAACATAGAGGCAGCAGCAAAAGTGCTGGAAGAAGGCGGTATTGTTGCTTTTCCAACGGAAACTGTTTATGGATTAGGCGCCAGCGCATCAGCGACACAAAAGACTATTAACCAAATATATTCCCTTAAAAAGCGCTCACTAACAAAGCCCTTGGGAATTTATCTGGGTTCAAAGGAAGAGGCATTAAACTATCTACCGAGCAAATTACTAGATATTTTCCAAAAATTAGCAATGAAATTCCTTCCTGGACCATTAACGATAGTTTTCCCCGATAAAAACACAGGAATATCTGTAGCTATTAGAATTTCTAATAATCCAATCCTATCTCATCTCTTACATATACTTAAACACCCCATTCTAGGAACCTCTGCTAATCGTTCTAATTTGCCTTCAGCTGTTAAACCTCAGGAAGTTCTATCAGATTTCCCTGAAGGTCTTCACATAATACTCGATGGCGGCTCTTGTTCTTTAGGCATAGAATCTACTGTTATATCCATAGACCCACTAGTAATTTTAAGACAGGGAGTCATTCCCAAAGAGTCTCTAGAAGAAGCCCTAGCAACCTCTATACCTATACAAGCATCGAATTCCTCTAATAAGAGCAAAGAATCCTTCGGCATCAGCATTCGAGTCTTCGACAACTTTCAGGATATTCATACTTACGTCAATTCCCAACCTCCTATTCCAAGAAAAATTTATTCCAATTTTCTTACTAAGGACTATTACTCACTTATTCGAGAGGCCCTTACCTTACAGTGCAAGGAAGTCATTTTTTTGTACCCCAAGGATCCATCATCTTTTTTCCCTCCTTTATCTAGGAAGATTCATCCCGACAGATTTACAACTGAAGCCCCTTAA